A region from the Lentisphaera profundi genome encodes:
- a CDS encoding alpha/beta fold hydrolase: MRLLLSLFFLSLFVHSGQQPKNSLFPYEDIKTELSQRDQQYIESLPPQVVYDWVQVPENYSAPNDEKIKVFYEHRLPKKTNKNKRPICFFYGGPGLDARASIPTLLAMTKEHGILIIHQRGTGLSSPLPQIKSEPDILRLKQYLSRAIVEDAELIRKKLFAQQKWIVTGQSFGSLIIQRYLTLYPQSLYSAHAHGFAATSLPTPFAEARIRKHKEVLSQYLKKYPKDQKRLELIALHCAKHNFSPVDNEEIIISGRHAFSFAGMIFLSAPDYWKDLSQFLTDVCPKNRVNHKRLTHWINNFYFNKSFIYLGAEQDALNVVFNRHEAYVTKSGQSLSQYYQLIIDKLHAEGIDTQTWPMGEEALMHFCIDSPIHNLADTINLGKADPLLPKAIAASLNKHPDLKFHLYAGEIDSVAPPETFQELKDTCGDRLQLKILPGGHDSFLSPLFWKAVYRYAEEEPAP; encoded by the coding sequence ATGCGATTACTTTTAAGTCTATTTTTTTTATCACTCTTTGTTCATTCAGGGCAACAGCCAAAAAACTCACTTTTTCCCTACGAGGACATAAAGACTGAACTCAGTCAGCGTGATCAGCAATATATTGAAAGTTTACCTCCGCAAGTCGTCTATGATTGGGTACAAGTCCCCGAAAATTATAGCGCGCCCAATGATGAAAAAATAAAAGTTTTTTACGAGCATAGGCTTCCGAAAAAAACCAATAAGAATAAGCGCCCCATCTGTTTTTTCTATGGTGGCCCGGGCTTAGATGCGCGCGCCTCGATCCCGACGCTCTTAGCCATGACTAAAGAACATGGAATTCTCATTATCCATCAGCGTGGCACAGGCCTTTCTTCTCCTCTTCCCCAAATTAAATCTGAGCCAGATATCTTGCGCCTTAAGCAATACCTCAGTCGCGCCATTGTCGAAGATGCTGAGCTCATTCGCAAAAAACTTTTTGCTCAACAAAAGTGGATTGTCACTGGCCAGAGTTTTGGCTCACTCATTATTCAGCGTTACCTCACGCTTTACCCTCAATCGCTTTACTCCGCGCATGCACACGGCTTTGCTGCCACGTCCTTGCCCACACCCTTTGCCGAAGCACGTATCCGCAAACATAAAGAAGTCTTAAGCCAATACCTCAAAAAATATCCCAAAGACCAAAAGCGCTTGGAACTCATTGCTCTGCACTGCGCCAAACATAACTTCAGTCCCGTGGACAATGAAGAGATCATCATTTCTGGTCGCCACGCTTTTTCTTTTGCGGGCATGATCTTTTTATCTGCACCCGATTACTGGAAAGACTTATCCCAGTTCCTCACTGATGTTTGTCCAAAAAATCGCGTCAATCATAAGCGACTCACTCACTGGATCAATAATTTCTACTTCAACAAAAGCTTCATCTACCTCGGTGCCGAACAAGATGCCCTCAATGTAGTTTTCAATCGTCATGAAGCTTACGTCACCAAGTCAGGCCAATCCCTCAGCCAATATTATCAGCTCATCATTGACAAGCTCCACGCAGAAGGCATTGATACTCAAACTTGGCCCATGGGCGAAGAAGCCCTGATGCATTTCTGTATTGATTCGCCCATTCACAATTTGGCTGACACCATAAACTTGGGTAAAGCCGATCCGCTTTTACCCAAAGCTATTGCCGCCTCACTCAACAAACACCCCGATCTAAAGTTCCATCTCTACGCAGGGGAAATTGATAGCGTGGCCCCACCTGAAACTTTTCAAGAACTCAAAGACACATGCGGTGATCGCCTGCAGCTTAAAATTTTACCCGGTGGCCACGACTCCTTTCTCAGCCCCCTTTTCTGGAAGGCAGTCTACCGCTATGCAGAAGAAGAACCTGCTCCTTAG
- a CDS encoding serine/threonine-protein kinase: MSEDLQKFARKFTGLFHEKSESKDKSLIYSELKELNKRYYFIEEVASGGMKQIKKVLDQSVSRNIALAELLPEIDESFFELFLREARLTAMLEHPNIISVHDMGLNEEGRPFFTMDLKEGDSLQAIITQLKLGNPKYQKLYSRHDLLQIFLKICDAIAFAHSKNIIHLDLKPDNIQVGDFGEVLVCDWGLAKILHAQESADFEELLLNTDMLNHLTQRNKIVGTPGFMSPEQIDAKEELDQRTDVFSLACLLYSMMTYKCPFTGGSLEMIFEKTKTNQYIAPEKLLNGHFPKSLSAVISRSLQADKNLRYQSINELKNEVQNYLSGFSTEAENAGVVKELGLLIKRNKAASLTAIMAIIIIFGLSFYFIGALKDQVKLAKAETIKAEQSAIHLEKEKNKADQLLNESQTLLKRLTENFLSESELNSKTFIYEYPIKSLNKTLANAREILKIDPNNSAARHHLILSLFLMQNFQEIDTLPYEENKGLRELSNKYLYSPRKPIGLLSIEALSKLISDLKGKVKYDYTIALRLLAYDSKVRGDLNYYDSAVTELLKMVNLNWDGSGFEYNFRDQSLILNSKQIYYLKSPEFFASGKNPLSYLNLNSLTISGTSINDIAEFEGLKISTLDISQSEITQVDKIYKVKSLKKLIVHQGQLPQKQINNLRKSINIQIK, from the coding sequence ATGAGTGAGGATCTACAAAAATTTGCTCGAAAATTCACTGGTCTTTTTCACGAAAAATCTGAATCCAAAGATAAATCGCTAATTTATTCCGAGCTCAAAGAACTCAATAAGCGTTATTACTTCATTGAAGAGGTGGCTTCTGGTGGCATGAAGCAAATCAAAAAAGTACTTGATCAAAGCGTCTCTAGAAATATTGCTTTAGCTGAATTATTGCCTGAAATAGATGAATCTTTTTTCGAGCTTTTTCTGCGCGAGGCACGTCTCACAGCCATGCTTGAGCACCCCAATATAATCTCCGTGCACGATATGGGGCTCAACGAAGAGGGACGCCCATTTTTCACTATGGATCTTAAAGAAGGTGATTCTCTCCAAGCAATCATCACCCAACTCAAACTCGGTAATCCAAAGTACCAAAAGCTTTATTCACGTCATGATTTATTGCAGATTTTTTTAAAAATATGTGATGCCATTGCCTTTGCTCACTCAAAAAACATCATTCATTTGGACCTTAAACCTGACAATATTCAAGTGGGTGACTTTGGTGAAGTTCTCGTTTGTGATTGGGGCTTAGCAAAAATATTACATGCTCAAGAAAGTGCCGACTTTGAAGAATTATTACTCAATACTGACATGCTCAATCACCTCACTCAAAGAAATAAAATTGTCGGCACTCCTGGTTTCATGTCGCCAGAGCAGATCGATGCCAAAGAAGAGCTTGATCAGCGTACCGATGTGTTTTCTTTGGCTTGCTTACTTTACTCCATGATGACTTATAAATGCCCTTTTACTGGAGGAAGTCTAGAGATGATTTTTGAGAAAACAAAAACTAATCAATACATCGCTCCAGAGAAACTACTTAATGGTCACTTTCCAAAAAGTTTATCTGCCGTTATATCGCGTTCTTTACAGGCAGACAAAAACCTTCGCTATCAATCCATCAATGAACTAAAAAATGAGGTCCAGAATTATCTATCTGGTTTCTCAACTGAAGCGGAGAACGCGGGTGTAGTAAAAGAACTTGGCTTACTAATCAAACGTAACAAAGCAGCTTCATTGACGGCTATTATGGCGATCATTATTATTTTTGGCCTGAGTTTTTATTTTATTGGTGCTCTAAAAGATCAAGTTAAACTCGCCAAAGCAGAAACCATTAAAGCTGAGCAGAGTGCAATTCATTTAGAGAAAGAGAAAAACAAGGCTGACCAACTCCTAAATGAAAGTCAAACACTACTAAAAAGGCTGACTGAAAACTTTTTATCAGAATCTGAACTCAATTCAAAAACTTTTATATATGAGTACCCGATTAAGTCCCTTAATAAAACTCTAGCTAATGCTCGCGAAATTTTAAAAATTGACCCCAATAATAGCGCCGCTCGTCATCACCTCATCCTTTCCTTATTTCTCATGCAAAACTTTCAGGAAATTGATACCCTCCCCTACGAAGAGAACAAAGGTCTTCGTGAGCTCAGCAATAAATACCTTTATTCACCTCGTAAGCCCATCGGTTTATTAAGTATTGAAGCGCTTAGTAAGCTTATATCAGATCTCAAAGGAAAGGTAAAATATGATTACACCATTGCCCTGCGCTTACTTGCCTACGACAGTAAAGTTCGTGGCGACTTAAATTACTATGACTCCGCAGTTACTGAGCTACTGAAAATGGTCAATCTCAACTGGGATGGTTCGGGTTTTGAATATAATTTTCGCGACCAAAGTCTGATTTTAAATTCCAAGCAAATCTACTACCTTAAGAGTCCCGAATTTTTTGCTTCAGGGAAAAACCCTCTTTCTTATCTCAATTTGAATTCACTCACAATCAGTGGCACGTCTATAAATGATATCGCAGAATTTGAAGGCTTAAAAATATCCACTTTAGATATCAGCCAAAGTGAAATCACTCAGGTCGACAAGATATATAAAGTGAAATCACTCAAAAAACTAATTGTCCACCAAGGGCAACTACCACAAAAACAAATCAATAATTTACGCAAGTCTATAAATATTCAGATCAAATAA
- a CDS encoding sulfatase, whose protein sequence is MTKILISLLTLFSFSCLSAAEKPNILFIMVDDLGYRDLSAYGSADIETPHIDQLMKDGMRFTQFTANSCVCSPSRAAFLTGRNQDLVGVPGVVRTHDNNSWGYLDPKAITIANAFQQGNYRTSLIGKWHLGLKSPNRPNDRGFEIFHGFLGDMMDDYWEHTRHGNAYMYKNNDRIETKGTHATDLFTNWAIEEIKSAQQDQRPFFQFLSYNAPHDPIHPPEDYFQKFKKRYPNATDKRAKIAGLIEHLDYSIGRVLETLKKLKIKNNTLIVFTSDNGGKIKYGADNGELRADKTNMYEGGLRVCTSVTWPGKITAASVSDFKAMTMDFMPTLIDAAEIKYPGKMDGKSFLPELMSASQNEFKKRQQFYTWLQKYKKHALRIDQWKLVKNSAKDKYELFDMEKDPLEAKDLSKTFPEKFGEMRKIMNSYLKKADHVNWKRPSQQ, encoded by the coding sequence ATGACTAAAATCCTCATCTCTTTACTTACTCTTTTTTCCTTCTCATGTTTATCCGCGGCTGAAAAGCCAAATATCCTTTTTATTATGGTGGATGACTTAGGATACCGAGATCTTTCGGCCTATGGCTCCGCGGATATAGAGACTCCTCATATTGATCAACTGATGAAAGATGGCATGCGCTTTACGCAATTTACGGCAAATAGTTGTGTCTGTTCTCCTTCACGAGCTGCCTTCTTAACTGGTCGTAACCAAGACCTAGTAGGTGTTCCAGGTGTTGTACGTACGCATGATAACAATTCCTGGGGATACCTTGATCCCAAAGCGATAACCATTGCCAACGCTTTTCAACAAGGCAATTACCGTACTAGTCTGATTGGTAAGTGGCACCTCGGTTTAAAATCACCCAATAGACCAAATGATCGAGGTTTCGAAATCTTTCATGGTTTCCTTGGCGATATGATGGATGATTACTGGGAACACACGCGCCACGGCAATGCCTACATGTACAAGAATAATGATCGCATCGAAACTAAGGGCACTCATGCCACTGACTTATTTACAAACTGGGCGATCGAAGAAATCAAATCAGCTCAGCAAGATCAACGTCCTTTTTTCCAATTCCTTTCCTATAATGCTCCTCATGATCCCATTCATCCACCTGAAGATTATTTTCAAAAATTCAAAAAACGTTATCCAAATGCGACAGATAAGCGCGCCAAAATTGCCGGCCTCATAGAACACCTAGATTACTCAATCGGTCGCGTCTTAGAAACTTTAAAAAAGCTCAAAATCAAAAATAACACTCTCATCGTTTTTACCTCAGATAATGGTGGAAAAATCAAGTATGGTGCAGACAATGGTGAACTCCGAGCCGATAAAACAAATATGTATGAAGGTGGACTGCGCGTCTGCACTTCTGTGACTTGGCCAGGAAAAATTACAGCGGCTAGTGTTTCGGATTTCAAGGCTATGACAATGGACTTCATGCCTACTCTTATTGATGCCGCGGAGATCAAATATCCTGGAAAAATGGATGGCAAATCATTTCTTCCTGAACTCATGTCTGCTTCACAAAATGAATTTAAAAAACGCCAACAGTTTTATACTTGGTTACAGAAATATAAAAAACATGCCCTGCGCATTGATCAGTGGAAATTAGTCAAAAACTCGGCAAAAGACAAATATGAGCTTTTTGATATGGAAAAAGATCCACTTGAAGCAAAAGACCTCAGTAAGACCTTCCCTGAAAAATTTGGCGAAATGCGCAAAATCATGAACTCCTACCTCAAAAAAGCTGATCATGTAAACTGGAAGCGCCCTTCACAGCAATAG
- a CDS encoding RNA polymerase sigma factor: MSAGDWNTRLTLLQRAQDPDDHQAWDDFTNYYHKFVMVILHQMGVNENDKADLAQEVLLSLWKSLPKLDFDSNRAKFRTWMSSIIHRRVADHYRKVYRRSEKMEKFRSEEALEESISQPEIESLIQSEWEVYVVQTAMERVTPIFSGKAMEVFKMTMDNISSDVIAGKLDLQRNSVNKLKNRVKERLLSEIQQIKQEMRLFNE; the protein is encoded by the coding sequence ATGAGCGCTGGTGATTGGAATACGCGTCTCACTCTTTTACAAAGAGCACAGGATCCAGATGATCATCAAGCTTGGGATGACTTCACTAATTATTACCACAAATTTGTTATGGTGATCCTTCATCAAATGGGAGTTAATGAAAATGACAAAGCTGACCTTGCTCAAGAGGTCTTACTCTCATTATGGAAATCTCTTCCTAAACTAGATTTCGATAGTAATCGCGCCAAATTTCGTACTTGGATGAGCTCTATTATTCATCGTCGAGTCGCAGACCATTACCGCAAAGTTTATCGACGCTCGGAAAAAATGGAAAAATTCCGTTCAGAGGAAGCTTTAGAAGAGAGTATTTCTCAACCCGAAATTGAATCATTAATTCAAAGTGAATGGGAAGTATACGTAGTTCAAACTGCCATGGAACGCGTGACTCCTATCTTTTCAGGCAAAGCCATGGAAGTTTTTAAAATGACCATGGACAACATCTCCTCGGATGTAATTGCAGGTAAGCTCGACTTACAAAGAAACTCTGTCAACAAACTAAAGAACCGTGTCAAAGAACGACTACTCAGCGAAATTCAGCAAATTAAACAAGAAATGCGACTTTTTAATGAGTGA